In one Corallococcus sp. EGB genomic region, the following are encoded:
- a CDS encoding pitrilysin family protein, producing MASRKIASVKSTVRNAAKVVRKQATTIARKKVAQAKKAVPARVKKLTSVVEPKSVATGELKMPPLHESTTSTGLKVIAAERGPLPLVSVRLVMRAGGVFDPAGKDGLADFTARLLRRGTKRMNADGISEAIEFVGASLYAGVNEDVLSVYLTTPAEHFSEMLDVLGQVVRDPTFPEQEVVDARERALAQFANDLDDPSAIADRAFTRAVWGDHPYGRDVGGNKRTVATFTRDDVVRFHAECMGPRVSLLTVVGAIAPETVAAEAERAFAGWTGGPDVQPMLPRKQEPLANAGTVLLVDKPDQTQSQVRLGGPGFWLGHEDYFPATAMNIALGGGFTSRLMNEIRVNRGLTYGVSSYFDTMSAGGIFALSTFTKTASTREIIDVALKEIHGVRDAGLKPRELKDAQSYLAGLYPMRTETNESVASVIADMRMHALGDDWVEKFRDRLRAVTPKDVAAVAKKYAFADRPVIVVLGKASEVKPLLAGLGPITVVPASDYE from the coding sequence ATGGCCTCCCGAAAGATCGCCTCCGTGAAGAGCACCGTCCGCAACGCCGCCAAGGTCGTGCGCAAGCAGGCCACCACCATCGCGCGCAAGAAGGTCGCGCAGGCGAAGAAGGCCGTGCCGGCCCGCGTGAAGAAGCTGACGTCCGTGGTGGAGCCGAAGTCCGTCGCCACCGGCGAACTGAAGATGCCCCCGCTGCATGAGAGCACCACGTCCACGGGCCTGAAGGTCATCGCCGCGGAGCGCGGGCCGCTGCCGCTCGTGTCCGTGCGCCTGGTGATGCGCGCGGGCGGCGTGTTCGACCCGGCGGGCAAGGACGGCCTGGCGGACTTCACCGCGCGCCTGCTGCGCCGGGGCACGAAGCGCATGAACGCGGATGGCATCAGCGAAGCCATCGAGTTCGTGGGCGCCAGCCTCTACGCGGGCGTCAACGAGGACGTGCTGTCCGTCTACCTCACCACGCCCGCGGAGCACTTCTCCGAGATGCTCGACGTGCTGGGGCAGGTGGTGCGCGATCCCACGTTCCCGGAGCAGGAGGTCGTGGACGCCCGCGAGCGCGCGCTGGCGCAGTTCGCAAACGACCTGGATGACCCCTCCGCCATCGCGGACCGCGCCTTCACGCGCGCCGTGTGGGGCGACCATCCGTACGGACGCGACGTGGGCGGCAACAAGCGCACGGTGGCCACCTTCACCCGCGACGACGTGGTCCGCTTCCACGCCGAGTGCATGGGCCCCCGGGTGTCCCTGCTCACGGTGGTGGGCGCCATCGCCCCGGAGACCGTGGCCGCGGAGGCCGAGCGCGCCTTCGCCGGCTGGACGGGCGGACCGGACGTCCAGCCGATGCTGCCGCGCAAGCAGGAGCCGCTGGCGAATGCCGGCACGGTGCTGCTGGTGGACAAGCCGGACCAGACGCAGTCCCAGGTGCGCCTGGGCGGCCCGGGCTTCTGGCTGGGCCACGAGGACTACTTCCCGGCCACGGCGATGAACATCGCGCTGGGGGGCGGCTTCACGTCGCGCCTGATGAACGAGATCCGCGTCAACCGCGGCCTCACCTACGGCGTCAGCTCCTACTTCGACACGATGAGCGCGGGCGGCATCTTCGCGCTGTCCACGTTCACGAAGACCGCGTCCACGCGGGAGATCATCGACGTGGCGCTGAAGGAGATCCACGGCGTGCGCGACGCGGGCCTCAAGCCCCGCGAGCTGAAGGACGCGCAGAGCTACCTGGCCGGCCTGTATCCGATGCGCACGGAGACCAACGAGTCCGTGGCCTCCGTCATCGCGGACATGCGCATGCACGCCCTGGGGGATGACTGGGTGGAGAAGTTCCGCGACCGGCTGCGCGCGGTGACGCCCAAGGACGTGGCCGCCGTGGCGAAGAAGTACGCTTTCGCGGACCGGCCCGTCATCGTGGTGCTGGGCAAGGCGTCCGAGGTGAAGCCGCTCCTGGCGGGGCTGGGCCCCATCACCGTCGTGCCGGCGTCGGACTACGAATGA
- a CDS encoding serine/threonine-protein kinase, which translates to MSGTYRLTGRTEAGDLAELYEALLLPTIPVAVKLFLPRTSDPAYARALAETVRMLQPVRHPGLLHVVDVGFVRQRLAVVREDAEGFTLGVALQRLNTKEVLLPPAVALSIVIQLLETVQLAHDAGVVHGAITPGNVLLARDGFPAICDFGALQALLAVPQLKRTFAHRGRSAYRAPEVTKGEAPTEASDVYSLGAIAYELLTLREAVVPGSGVSTRREALPPPSRLDRRINSRLDPAIMRALDPAPQRRFRSCGEFAQALRNFLSASGGLPGAEEVARFVAELFPNEVSLAAPGPVPFAEPFVLEPISGAEMEDLHAEEHEASIVQRAPYSRAPTEQEASAETQEAAAPAFEEFRPEDYAPSDDEPESEFDPEGEVRSTELSPAGPLEQGWDAPPGVLAQKPRKPEGPAPRAGRNPRVKVIEDFTGPPLGDDEPPVPTGRRAAMRPAPPLGGDEPVPPSGRRPALHPGQPAVLEQEAPSAAKRPALRPARGAGGRGPGQETAVLASMGAPEAADAGAPGQERRGRAEPTEALPPEPGSGRRMSPPKAEGRVRHDMATPAPSDRHLPVNQRFDTVETPRMDAVDRALRRKRLVFIAGGIALVGVFMFAVAAWRLGLEPVHEPELPRYDPDAPAANSTSSRANPSALKPIAPPPAAPPSDPSARDIEDEDAEPGVPPRNQRAFLTLRTNLPANVFIDGAKLRRVTPLVNYPVRVGTRDIRVVAISTGEQKDFQLRFSRGQHQKLDEQFQPPPTRR; encoded by the coding sequence ATGAGCGGGACGTACCGGCTCACAGGCCGCACCGAGGCAGGGGACCTGGCGGAGCTGTACGAAGCCCTGCTGCTGCCCACCATCCCCGTCGCGGTGAAGCTCTTCCTGCCGCGCACCTCCGACCCAGCCTATGCCCGCGCGCTGGCGGAGACGGTGCGGATGCTCCAGCCCGTGCGGCACCCGGGTCTCCTCCACGTGGTGGACGTGGGCTTCGTGCGCCAGCGGCTCGCCGTGGTGCGCGAGGACGCGGAGGGCTTCACGCTGGGCGTCGCGCTCCAGCGCCTCAACACCAAGGAAGTCCTCCTGCCGCCCGCGGTGGCGCTCTCCATCGTCATCCAACTGTTGGAGACCGTGCAGCTCGCGCACGACGCGGGCGTCGTCCACGGAGCCATCACGCCCGGCAACGTGCTCCTGGCCCGCGACGGCTTCCCGGCCATCTGCGACTTCGGCGCGCTCCAGGCGCTGTTGGCCGTGCCCCAGCTCAAGCGCACGTTCGCGCACCGGGGCCGCAGCGCATACCGCGCGCCGGAGGTCACCAAGGGGGAGGCTCCCACGGAGGCGTCCGACGTGTACTCGCTGGGCGCCATCGCCTACGAGCTGCTCACGCTGCGCGAGGCCGTGGTGCCCGGCAGCGGCGTGAGCACCCGCCGCGAGGCGCTGCCCCCGCCCAGCCGGTTGGACCGGCGGATCAACTCGCGCCTGGATCCGGCGATCATGCGCGCGCTGGATCCCGCGCCCCAGCGGCGCTTCCGCTCGTGCGGCGAGTTCGCCCAGGCCCTGCGCAACTTCCTCTCCGCGAGCGGCGGCCTGCCCGGCGCGGAGGAGGTGGCCCGCTTCGTCGCGGAGTTGTTCCCCAACGAGGTCAGCCTCGCCGCCCCCGGGCCCGTGCCGTTCGCGGAGCCTTTTGTGCTGGAGCCCATCTCCGGCGCGGAGATGGAGGACCTGCACGCCGAGGAGCACGAGGCCTCCATCGTCCAGCGCGCGCCGTACAGCCGCGCGCCCACGGAGCAGGAGGCATCCGCCGAGACGCAGGAGGCCGCCGCCCCCGCGTTCGAGGAGTTCCGCCCCGAGGACTACGCGCCGTCGGACGACGAACCCGAGTCGGAGTTCGATCCCGAGGGCGAGGTGCGGAGCACGGAACTGTCGCCCGCGGGCCCCCTGGAGCAGGGCTGGGATGCGCCCCCCGGCGTGCTCGCGCAGAAGCCCCGGAAGCCGGAGGGCCCCGCACCGCGCGCCGGGCGCAATCCCCGCGTGAAGGTCATCGAGGACTTCACCGGACCGCCGCTCGGGGACGACGAACCGCCCGTGCCCACCGGTCGCCGCGCCGCCATGCGCCCCGCGCCGCCCCTGGGCGGAGACGAGCCCGTGCCGCCCTCCGGCCGTCGCCCGGCCCTGCATCCCGGCCAGCCCGCGGTGCTGGAGCAAGAAGCGCCGTCCGCGGCGAAGCGCCCGGCCCTGCGCCCCGCTCGGGGGGCTGGCGGCAGGGGACCGGGGCAGGAGACGGCGGTCCTTGCCTCCATGGGAGCCCCCGAGGCCGCCGACGCGGGCGCGCCCGGCCAGGAGCGCCGGGGCCGCGCCGAGCCCACCGAGGCCCTCCCCCCGGAGCCGGGCTCGGGGCGCCGCATGTCCCCTCCGAAGGCGGAGGGCCGCGTGCGCCACGACATGGCGACCCCCGCGCCCTCGGACCGCCACCTGCCGGTGAACCAGCGCTTCGACACGGTGGAGACGCCACGCATGGACGCGGTGGACCGCGCGCTCCGCCGCAAGCGCCTGGTCTTCATCGCGGGCGGCATCGCCCTGGTGGGCGTGTTCATGTTCGCGGTCGCCGCGTGGCGGCTGGGCCTTGAGCCCGTGCACGAGCCGGAGCTGCCCCGCTACGATCCGGACGCGCCCGCGGCGAACAGCACCTCCTCGCGCGCCAACCCGTCCGCGCTCAAGCCCATCGCGCCCCCTCCGGCCGCGCCTCCGTCCGACCCCAGCGCGCGGGACATCGAGGACGAGGACGCCGAGCCGGGCGTGCCGCCGAGGAACCAGCGCGCGTTCCTCACGCTGCGCACCAACCTCCCCGCGAACGTCTTCATCGACGGGGCGAAGCTTCGCCGCGTGACGCCGCTGGTGAACTACCCGGTCCGCGTGGGCACGCGTGACATCCGCGTGGTGGCCATCTCCACCGGCGAGCAGAAGGACTTCCAGCTCCGCTTCTCGCGGGGCCAGCACCAGAAGCTGGACGAACAGTTCCAGCCTCCCCCCACCAGGCGGTGA
- a CDS encoding class I SAM-dependent methyltransferase codes for MPSVPLAVTTSTKTDAATVREARAVAQRWSLPFLPRRSGEGIASWLGTKVDALLVVGGDGVTLWEPQGSFGFHAGMAHLRRMRLRQGQRDDAFLKVAEIVPGDAVLDCTLGLAQDALVASLAVGPTGRVVGLEKSLPLCIVAAEGLQRYDRGEDSCAIEVLHADAHAYLKTLPAKSFDVVFFDPMFARPKKAQPAFDVLRRFAEHAPLTPEAVEEGRRVARRWVVVKGARHTDDLKKLGIQPEPTSRFSDVIWGRLHALP; via the coding sequence ATGCCGTCCGTTCCCCTCGCCGTCACCACCAGCACGAAGACGGACGCGGCCACGGTGCGCGAGGCGCGGGCCGTGGCGCAGCGGTGGAGTCTGCCGTTCCTTCCGCGCCGCTCCGGTGAGGGCATCGCGTCCTGGCTGGGCACCAAGGTCGACGCGCTGCTGGTCGTGGGCGGCGATGGCGTGACGCTGTGGGAGCCGCAGGGTTCATTCGGCTTCCACGCAGGCATGGCGCACCTGCGCCGCATGCGCCTTCGCCAGGGACAGCGCGACGACGCGTTCCTCAAGGTCGCGGAGATCGTCCCGGGCGATGCCGTGCTCGACTGCACCCTGGGGCTTGCCCAGGACGCGCTGGTCGCGTCGCTCGCCGTGGGCCCCACGGGCCGGGTCGTCGGCCTGGAGAAGAGCCTGCCCCTGTGCATCGTCGCCGCAGAGGGGCTCCAGCGCTACGACAGGGGCGAGGACTCGTGCGCCATCGAAGTGCTCCACGCGGATGCGCATGCGTACCTGAAGACGCTGCCCGCGAAGTCCTTTGACGTCGTCTTCTTCGACCCGATGTTCGCCCGGCCGAAGAAGGCCCAGCCCGCCTTCGACGTCCTGCGCCGCTTCGCGGAGCACGCCCCCCTCACTCCTGAAGCCGTGGAGGAGGGGAGGCGCGTCGCCCGCCGGTGGGTCGTCGTGAAGGGCGCCCGCCACACCGACGACCTGAAGAAGCTGGGCATCCAGCCGGAGCCCACCTCGCGCTTCAGCGACGTCATCTGGGGCCGGCTGCACGCGCTGCCCTGA
- a CDS encoding HAD-IG family 5'-nucleotidase has protein sequence MSWGPVAPLLSPSQPIPGGPSVDPLHGSFRSSIRREHAEDAARRARDLLTDDVLGRLLTTPREPADQVPHSREVFVNRNLRMDHVELIGFDMDYTLAIYHMRRLEQLSFDMTIAKLISEYGYPPFIGGLLYDHHFVMRGLAVDRVNGNVLKMDRFGHVGRAYHGLRPLKRDAWKELYRNKRVRLRNPQFAWNDTLFALPETCLYSGIIELMESLGHTVNYGKLYDDIREAIDTVHRDNSLKREVRKDLARYVFLDPELGPALHKLRSGGKRLFLLTNSAWDYTNAVMRYLLDGQLPEYPSWRNYFDFVVTAAGKPAFFTEARPFLELDSSTEAGKVVGEAKSLERGTVYSGGNLAQFEEFTGYRGEHILYVGDHIYGDILKSKKSSLWRTCMIVQEIEDEITYTDARREEITTLSEVELTRARLDDEVNHRKTVLNALERRLEREQLSESERHEVEELRKKTKAELEKLRRSLKETNGIADTLERDVEEGFNPYWGLLFKEGNENSRFGYQVEQYACLYTSRVSNFLHHSPMQYYRSPRDLMAHEQAGALSSKLSPMGSEGPPRGSEKE, from the coding sequence ATGAGTTGGGGTCCCGTGGCGCCTCTACTCTCCCCTTCCCAGCCCATCCCGGGCGGACCCTCCGTGGATCCGCTGCACGGGAGCTTCCGTTCCTCCATCCGCCGCGAGCACGCCGAGGACGCGGCCCGCCGGGCCCGGGACCTGCTCACCGACGACGTGCTCGGCCGGCTGCTCACCACCCCGCGTGAGCCCGCGGACCAGGTGCCGCATTCGCGGGAGGTGTTCGTCAACCGCAACCTGCGCATGGACCACGTCGAGCTCATCGGGTTCGACATGGACTACACGCTGGCCATCTACCACATGCGCCGGCTGGAGCAGCTGTCGTTCGACATGACGATCGCGAAGCTGATCAGCGAGTACGGCTACCCGCCGTTCATCGGGGGCCTGCTCTACGACCACCACTTCGTGATGCGCGGTCTGGCGGTGGACCGGGTGAACGGCAACGTCCTGAAGATGGACCGCTTCGGTCACGTGGGGCGCGCGTACCACGGCCTGCGGCCGCTGAAGCGCGACGCGTGGAAGGAGCTGTACCGCAACAAGCGGGTGCGGCTGCGCAACCCGCAGTTCGCGTGGAACGACACGCTCTTCGCGCTGCCGGAGACATGTCTGTATTCGGGCATCATCGAGCTGATGGAGTCGCTGGGGCACACCGTGAACTACGGCAAGCTCTACGACGACATCCGGGAAGCCATCGACACGGTGCACCGGGACAACTCGCTCAAGCGCGAGGTGCGCAAGGACCTGGCGCGCTACGTCTTCCTGGATCCGGAGCTGGGGCCGGCGCTGCACAAGCTGCGCTCGGGCGGGAAGCGGCTGTTCCTGCTGACGAACTCCGCGTGGGACTACACGAACGCGGTGATGCGCTACCTGCTGGACGGGCAGCTGCCGGAGTACCCCAGTTGGAGGAACTACTTCGACTTCGTGGTGACGGCGGCGGGCAAGCCGGCGTTCTTCACGGAAGCGCGGCCGTTCCTGGAGCTGGATTCGTCCACGGAGGCGGGCAAGGTCGTGGGCGAAGCGAAGTCGCTGGAGCGCGGCACGGTGTACTCGGGCGGCAACCTGGCGCAGTTCGAGGAGTTCACCGGCTACCGGGGCGAGCACATCCTCTACGTGGGCGACCACATCTACGGCGACATCCTGAAGTCGAAGAAGTCGTCGCTGTGGCGCACGTGCATGATCGTCCAGGAGATCGAAGACGAGATCACGTACACGGACGCGCGGCGCGAGGAGATCACCACGCTGTCCGAGGTGGAGCTGACGCGCGCGCGGCTGGACGACGAGGTGAACCACCGAAAGACGGTGTTGAACGCCCTGGAGCGCAGGCTGGAGCGTGAGCAACTGTCGGAGTCCGAGCGCCACGAGGTGGAGGAGCTGCGCAAGAAGACGAAGGCCGAGCTGGAGAAGCTGCGCCGCTCGTTGAAGGAGACCAACGGCATCGCGGACACGCTGGAGCGCGACGTCGAGGAGGGCTTCAACCCGTACTGGGGCCTGCTGTTCAAGGAGGGCAACGAGAACAGCCGCTTCGGCTACCAGGTGGAGCAGTACGCGTGTCTCTACACGAGCCGCGTGTCGAACTTCCTGCACCACTCGCCCATGCAGTACTACCGCTCGCCGCGCGACCTGATGGCGCACGAACAGGCGGGCGCGCTGTCGAGCAAGCTGTCACCGATGGGCAGCGAAGGTCCGCCGCGAGGGTCGGAGAAGGAGTAG
- a CDS encoding response regulator transcription factor, producing MERTRIFVVEDQPQLLRNLVKVLGTFPELEVVGTSQDGEEAVDAIVRERPQLVLLDLELPSLNGIQVTQKVKRRAPEVEILILTSFEDEQKVYEAIQAGASGYLVKRVGPEKIRSGIQEVMDGGTVLEPIIARRFWNYFQSIQARPAQKPAELPWGLTAVELDVLRYVAKGLSNAEVGRVMTLERRTVRTHLSHIYRKMGVNSHVDAVVMALRQGVVDL from the coding sequence GTGGAGCGCACGCGCATCTTCGTCGTCGAGGACCAGCCGCAGCTCCTGCGCAACCTGGTCAAGGTGCTGGGCACCTTCCCGGAGCTGGAGGTGGTGGGCACCTCCCAGGACGGTGAAGAGGCCGTGGACGCCATCGTCCGCGAGCGCCCGCAGCTCGTCCTCCTGGACCTGGAGCTTCCCAGCCTCAATGGCATCCAGGTGACCCAGAAGGTGAAGCGCCGCGCCCCCGAGGTGGAGATCCTCATCCTCACGTCCTTCGAGGACGAGCAGAAGGTCTACGAGGCGATCCAAGCCGGCGCGTCCGGCTACCTGGTGAAGCGGGTGGGGCCGGAGAAGATCCGGTCCGGCATCCAGGAGGTCATGGACGGGGGCACCGTGCTGGAGCCCATCATCGCCCGGCGCTTCTGGAACTACTTCCAATCCATCCAGGCCAGGCCCGCGCAGAAGCCCGCCGAGCTGCCCTGGGGGCTGACGGCCGTGGAGCTGGACGTCCTCCGTTACGTGGCCAAGGGCCTGTCCAACGCGGAGGTGGGGCGGGTGATGACGCTGGAGCGGCGCACGGTGCGCACGCACCTGTCGCATATCTACCGGAAGATGGGCGTCAACTCTCATGTGGACGCGGTGGTGATGGCCCTGCGTCAAGGTGTCGTGGATCTCTAG
- a CDS encoding RluA family pseudouridine synthase, with the protein MSGDVPRVLFEGAGLMVVDKPAGVVVIPGREGGPSLRDTLEARLGRKVYVVHRLDRDTSGALVFALDAAVHRALSQAFETGKVRKRYRALVEGRLEAPQMVDAPLVAARKGRMRVAKPGEPDAKPSRTRVRPVETFSRASLVEAEPLTGRTHQIRVHLLSLGHPLLVDHQYGREAPLTEGDLGGQGTQEVLGRTPLHAARVEWPALPGLPARGVDAPLPADMQRTLELLRAAG; encoded by the coding sequence ATGAGCGGTGACGTTCCCCGCGTCCTCTTCGAGGGCGCGGGCCTGATGGTGGTGGACAAGCCGGCCGGGGTGGTCGTCATCCCCGGCCGCGAGGGCGGCCCGTCCCTGCGCGACACGCTGGAGGCCCGGCTGGGGCGCAAGGTCTACGTCGTGCACCGGTTGGACCGGGACACGTCCGGCGCGCTGGTGTTCGCGCTGGACGCGGCCGTGCACCGCGCGCTGTCCCAGGCCTTCGAGACCGGCAAGGTGCGCAAGCGCTACCGCGCCCTGGTGGAGGGCCGGCTGGAGGCGCCCCAGATGGTGGACGCGCCCCTGGTGGCCGCTCGCAAGGGGCGCATGCGCGTGGCGAAGCCCGGGGAGCCGGACGCGAAGCCGTCTCGCACGCGGGTGCGCCCGGTGGAGACCTTCTCCCGCGCGTCGCTGGTGGAGGCGGAGCCGCTCACGGGCCGCACGCACCAGATCCGCGTGCACCTGCTGTCGCTGGGACATCCGCTGCTCGTGGATCACCAGTACGGCCGCGAGGCCCCGCTCACCGAAGGTGACCTGGGAGGGCAGGGGACACAGGAGGTCCTTGGCCGGACGCCGCTGCATGCGGCGCGCGTGGAGTGGCCCGCGCTGCCCGGCCTGCCCGCGCGCGGGGTGGACGCGCCGCTGCCCGCGGACATGCAGCGCACGCTGGAGCTGCTGCGCGCGGCGGGGTGA
- a CDS encoding pitrilysin family protein — MSKASPRSTAVRAVDPTLAALFDVHEATLPNGLKVRLLANHQAPVVSLYTFFQVGSRNERPGITGISHLFEHMMFNGAKKYGPKMFDKTLESNGGRSNAYTSNDMTVYYDDFSADALETVLDLESDRMRSLRISQETLTSERQVVMEERRVRVDNEIPGMMDEELGTLVYKAHPYRWPVIGWMADIENITREDCQQYFRTYYAPNNAVLYIVGDIDPKKTLALVRKYYGNIPRGPAPAPVLNAEPEQKGERRAVVRHPAQSPSVMIGYRGPAASNEDTLVLDVVQYILTKGEGSRLVKSLVYDQKAAVSVMLDWSWRIDPGTVLFYLELKPDSDPAKVEALLYAELEKLAREGVTDKELQKAKNNLRADHLRELSTNSGRGHALGHYEALLGDWREGLSLPTFYASVTAEQVKAVAAKYFAPERRSVVTLHPEAGAVETGDETAEA; from the coding sequence ATGTCCAAGGCATCCCCGCGGTCCACCGCCGTGCGCGCGGTGGACCCCACGCTCGCAGCGCTCTTCGACGTTCACGAGGCAACCCTGCCCAACGGCCTCAAGGTCCGCCTGCTGGCGAACCATCAGGCCCCGGTGGTCAGCCTCTACACCTTCTTCCAGGTGGGCAGCCGCAACGAGCGGCCCGGCATCACCGGCATCAGCCACCTGTTCGAACACATGATGTTCAACGGGGCCAAGAAGTACGGCCCCAAGATGTTCGACAAGACGCTGGAGTCCAACGGCGGCCGCTCCAACGCGTACACGTCCAATGACATGACCGTGTACTACGACGACTTCAGCGCGGACGCGCTGGAGACGGTGCTGGACCTGGAGTCGGACCGGATGCGCTCCCTGCGCATCTCCCAGGAGACGCTGACCAGCGAGCGCCAGGTGGTCATGGAGGAGCGCCGCGTCCGCGTGGACAACGAGATCCCCGGGATGATGGACGAGGAGCTGGGCACGCTCGTCTACAAGGCGCACCCGTACCGCTGGCCCGTCATCGGGTGGATGGCGGACATCGAGAACATCACCCGCGAGGACTGCCAGCAGTACTTCCGCACCTACTACGCGCCCAACAACGCGGTGCTCTACATCGTCGGGGACATCGACCCGAAGAAGACGCTCGCGCTGGTGCGCAAGTACTACGGGAACATCCCGCGGGGCCCCGCGCCCGCGCCGGTGCTCAACGCGGAGCCGGAGCAGAAGGGCGAGCGCCGCGCCGTGGTGCGCCACCCCGCGCAGTCGCCGTCGGTGATGATCGGCTACCGCGGTCCGGCCGCCAGCAACGAGGACACGCTGGTGCTGGACGTGGTCCAGTACATCCTCACCAAGGGCGAGGGCAGCCGGCTGGTGAAGTCGCTCGTGTATGACCAGAAGGCCGCCGTGTCCGTGATGCTGGACTGGAGCTGGCGCATCGACCCGGGGACCGTCCTGTTCTACCTGGAGCTCAAGCCGGACTCGGATCCCGCGAAGGTGGAGGCCCTGCTGTACGCGGAGCTGGAGAAGCTGGCGCGCGAGGGCGTCACCGACAAGGAGCTGCAGAAGGCGAAGAACAACCTGCGCGCGGACCACCTGCGAGAGCTGTCCACCAACAGCGGCCGGGGCCACGCCCTGGGCCACTACGAGGCGCTCCTGGGCGACTGGCGCGAGGGCCTGTCACTGCCGACCTTCTACGCCTCCGTCACGGCGGAGCAGGTGAAGGCCGTGGCCGCGAAGTACTTCGCCCCCGAGCGCCGCTCGGTGGTCACCCTCCACCCCGAAGCCGGCGCCGTCGAGACCGGTGACGAAACGGCGGAAGCGTAA